One Ranitomeya imitator isolate aRanImi1 chromosome 4, aRanImi1.pri, whole genome shotgun sequence genomic window, cgctgagctcagtgagttcactgcagttcccTGTGAGAAATCGGTGAACTTTCTCAGGTCAGCGCCAAACCGTGAGACTTTCTCACTGTGCGATCGGTGATCTTACCAAGGTCACTACAGTTCATTTGCCCGGATGGGAATGGAGCCTCAGTGACCGGttgtaacctcaatgatgtcaccgccggtcactgaggctgagctTGCAGCAGCTTATTCCtcagtgattctcagcctggatggtcacatcttggcactgtagaggttgaaaactgtttatcccccagacaaaatgtgttttgttttatttcaaataaaatagtttattctgtgtgtttatttacaatacaactataggattagtaatggataggtgtcttatagacgcctttccattactagtCTGTAGGCTTGATGTCAAATGACAATacaaagtagtagtagtagcccctatGATGTACTATGGCCCACTTAGTAATAGTCcaaatactgtatgatggccccttagtaGAAGCCCCgtcgctgtataatggcccccttaGTATtaacctccacactgtataatgacacctttAGTAGTAGCTCTCACGTTGTTTGATTGCCCCCTTAgtagtagctcccacactgtatgaagGCCCCCTTAGTAGTAGACCCCACATTATGATGGCCCTCTTAGTAGTATCCCTCACACTATTATAATGGCCGCCTTAGTAGTAGTTCGCACACTATTACGATTTCCCTTAGAAagcgactctcaattctaaatatttttccatctacTGTATGTAGGAACACATGATCAGCTCAAAATTGTTCAAGATATAGACAAGCTCTGGTGGCCAGTCAAAACCCTTGGAGCTACGATCCATAATTCAACACATAGGAAAAAAATTCACTCAACGAGGAGGAGTCCCTTGAAAAATATCTTATTTATTGGTGCATATGAAAAACAACGTGAAGGAACATGTCTTACGAGTTTCGATGTTTAGCCTTAATTACAAAACAATGaggaagacctttttaaaggatttTGCAGAGTCGCTGATCGTCTTTACTCTGCATAGAAGTTTCCGTCAGTTTCAATGTTGTAGACCACAGCAGCCGTTGAGCTGAAGAACAGGGAAATATTCTGTCAAGTCACTTTATGTTGTGTGTATCTTGCATCTTCAGTAAAACAACGCAACTGTCATTCCATACCTGACTGTCTGTTAGCTAAAATAAGCTGGAGAAAAACTAGTATTTCAAATTCGTTAGAGGTCTTTAGACTTTGCCGGAATGCCCTTCACTTCAGTACATACTAATAAGCCTTGATTTGAAGGACTGTCAGCTAAAATGGTGAAAGTTAAATAGCGTCACCAAAAAATTCAAGTCAATCAACATTTTTTTTCGTGTAACTACAGGAGGGAGTGAAAATTTGCTATTACTGCTTTTGAAGGATCTTTTACGACCCCTTTCAGTTTTCAGACAACTTGAGATTTGGTCTAAGTGACTAATTGAGATACATTTTAGTGACTCACAGTCCACTACATGAGCGTAATTACACACTTCAATCATGACTACATAGTAATATAGCTAATAGGCTGAAAAAATATTCAAGTTTATTAGGTTCGCCGATTGATATCTGTAAACCTCAGTTGATCTAGAAGCAATCCTTACATGACAGAataattttatattaaaaaaaaccctTCTTAAAATAGTCCTAAAATTAGAAAAAAGCTTGTTTGCTTTATTCCAGAACAGTGCCACAACTGTCCATAGGTGGTTTGCGCTACTGGAGCCTAACCGTCATTGACCTCTTTTAGTAAAGGTCCATTTTCCGGTGTGTGCTCTCTGGTGAAGATCTGAGATACACAGCAACACCTAGGCTAGAGTATGGCTTGGTTGGAAGGTCAAAGCTTGACCTAAGGGCCTCTGCTCATCTGTATCTCAGATGGAGGCTCCATTATATACCTTCACGTAAGCTTACAGTGGTATATCTAGTGCACAGACTGCCTTGCTGGGAAAAAATGTACATAGATTGGTGAACTTAATTTTCTGCGATGCATGGGAAGGCGTATTCAACGACAATGTAATTAAACAATATATTGATGTATAACAGCCCAAGAGAGGCCAAAAGGACACCCACATTAGGGTGAATTGGAGCTCCGTGGATAACGTTTCCCAGAATATTTGTTGACTATTGAATCAGAACATGTCGTAAACTACCCCTACAACCAAACCAAGGTTTCCTACCTTTCCCTTGATGAAGCTGTGTGCGAAACGCGTTTCAGTATGTGGCCGTCACATATGTAGTTTGAGTTGTAACATGTAAACTACCCGCACCCTTAACCATCTGCTTCCTCACTACTTTCCCCTTGAGACAGTTGTGTGTGAAACTTGCATCGGTGTGCGGCAGTCGCATACTGTATGTGGTTAGGGTAAATATCTAGTGCAATAGTGATCGTGCTTTGTCTGATTTAGTGTCATGTATAGATGTGCACACCTATTGTAAATTGATGAATTgattatgtattattatttattgtttagtATTCATCATCACTACTACTTTTGTATTACTTGGCATGATGTAGTTATCACTGATTATATTAGCCGGTACGCTATTGTACCCTTACCCTTATTTGTCTGCCTAtagattctttgtattttcctggcATAAATATATTGGAGTGTGATATAATatctttttaataaaatatcctgaAGGATAGTACATCATTTGTAGGATTTACCCGTGATGTGTTGTAAACAGGTCCAAACTGGGCAATTATGGCCCTTAGAACAAGCGAGCAGTAATGAGGGATGAATGGATATTAGTGACAGGGAATGGCTGACCCCTATTGAGGCCTATTACAGCTCGCAGCTTCTCGTCTTTGCTGCTTCATCTACATTGGTCCTCTACATTGGTGTTGCTTACTGCCGTCTGCCATCTCTCTCATAGGCATCTCTCCCGTCTCACTCTCTGATTTTCTCACGCCATGCCTCTACGTCCTTCATTCCATACTTCTGCTCCTCTTCTGTCCCTCAAGGGCTTAATGTGTGGATAGCTGTTATGTGGGATCACAATTGGATCACTTGCTGCCAGCTGAGTATCCGTCATCTAATCACTTCGATGCAGTAACAGAACTAACCCATTGACCGGTGTTCtgctgtttctggaagaaagcagccatgtttttctaactaTGGTCAAGTCCTGCATTTCCTGATGGATTTGGACTGGGCCAATAGAATAACCAAGCACCCACCATAATGAGCAACATTGAGCAGAACCTGCTTTGGAGCCAATTCACTTTCATGTAATATGTTACTTACTTAATATTTCTTAACTGTTGACCTCCACCCATCAGCTTATAGTGgctttaatcacagcaggatcatACCTACCCTTATAATTGTCCAGGATAGAAATCAAattaggttaggttcccagcaaagaggtTCGCCTTGTTGTTGGTTGCTGGGCAGACATGAACTGGCCAATTTATATGCTAAGTATGTTCATTTTAATCTATTTTGTAGTACAGGAGGGCAATTTCAATgtaatatatttcatgtttgcatgctatagcattaCAAAGTGCAGTTTTTTTTGTTAGTTATTTATTGAGGtggctactcttagtatgcacctgtaCACACCCGAATTCTGTCTGGAATTGactgtcagtcttttgttatttatacATAGGTTTTCTGATCAGCATTCCACCCATCAGCCTATGGCAGGTTTAATCACAGTAgaatcctacctacccatataatTATAGGCTATTCAGCCCAAGAGAGGAATCACattaggttaggttcccagcaaagtggatcgccttgtcattggctgctaggcagacataaattggccaattattATTTATCTTCATTTTAGtctattttctagtgcagtaatgcaattccaatttcttATATTTCATGTTTGCTTGCTATAGTGTTACAGAGTGCAGCTTAATTTGTTAATCCTTAATCCTTCCATGTCTTGATGTTACATCTATGGTTCCTGTGTCATTTGTTGTTCTTGTGTCAGTATCCGGCCTGAAAGTGGAGCTAATGCCGCAGTTTACATTATACGCACCCAGAAGAACCTGTTTCACTGATGCCTGGGGTCACaacagtgcacctgggtccgggattCCTTTACATGTGCATTACAAAAAGCTTTACCTTGTTGTGAGCATTGAAATCAGCAAGAAATCAGGAAGACGGCGCTTTCCTCTATGGTTTTGATGCAAGGACATGCAGATTTTAAAACAGCATCAATTGTTTATGTCTCATCTATCTCCCTGTTACTATTATAACTTAGGCTTTTGTGAAACAATAATTAAAGCCTTAGTTGAAAACCTAGGGTTTCTTCACATGTTTCTGCTTTGTAATTGGACAGGGACAGTATCTTCTTTGGAAGCTTACGGTACAAAAgcaatttatctatctatcttcaggGAAATGTTCAATTTCTTCAGAATACAAAATGGCTACTTTTCAGTAAAGACCCCAGGGGGCAGCCTTTGATTTACCTCTCGCGTAACACTAAACATAAACATTGGATCAAAGTAACATGGGAATGTATGCAAATGGCTATGACATGAGACTGCTTAATGCCAAGACTTAAAATAAATTATTCAGTTTTAAACTACGTAAAACATAAAATGGAAGTGTAAGACCCCGTCGTCTGGTAATGGCATACTGACTTCAAAAAAGTGAATAGCTTACTGCTATGTAGGAGTGATGGAGCTGAAGGGGTGAATGTATTTCATATTTGTGCCTGCTGTCAGCAGGATAACGTTTACTGGGGCTGCAGTCTAGCCTAGGCAGGGGTAACTGTAATGGCCGGCCCAGTTTGGGGAGGAGGATCTCTAAGGGTTAGTGTCAGGTTCAGGAAATGACAGTTAGTTGAGGGACAGTAGTGTGAAGTGGCAGCAGCAGCTTTTAGGGAAAACCTGAGCCTAATACTCGGGGCAGTTGATTGCCAAGAATACCCTTCCGTGTGATTCCATCTTCCAGCCTGGGTAACCTTGAGACGGACGTCGGGGCCTTTGGGCACACTCAGCCTGTAAAGTTACAGGGAAAGGTGGACTTAGACTACATTGGACAAAAGGTATTGCAATTCAGGTGCACTGATAGTGGTGGAGAAGAAATCCTATTGCTAGAGAAGATAGCAATAGGGAAACCCCATCTATACTGAGAACTAGGGCCAAAGTTGTGTCCGGTACGTGTAGGAAGGATGACAACCCATTAGGCCTTATCCTGCTTGTAAAGTCTACCACTCATTAAATAAAAGTTGGACTGTTTTTACAAATCTTGTATCCACTGTATTGATTGCTGCTGATGTTCCAGAAGAGGAAAGCCATTGGATTGCCTGTGGGCctgaagtaagtgtgatgcacctcaCACACGGAAGCACACCAGGGCGGGGACAGGTGATGTCTGTTGAGTGCCAGAGCGAGTGGCCACCACAGCTTGCTCACGAGTACTTTGATTGGGCACTTTACAGCTACATTAAAATGCACTTGTAAAGGAGTAGGAGATGGCTAGTCACTTGAGTACTGTAAAAGTTTAGTAAGGTTTTGAGAGTTGAATAGAGAAGAGAGTATAAACACAGATTGTTTGTGTATGCAATGAAGGAGAACTATAAGGATTGTGTTTGGAAGAATATAAGGTTGTGTGTGAGAAAGGAAGGAGAACAGTGGTAGCATGAAGTAGCTGATTGAGAAGTGGTAGTTTAAGACACTGCCAAAAAATCCTTGATGCCCTGTAAAATGTAGCAGAGAGAAAGGAGAGCTCAACTGCAGGGGGTCAGTCAGGAGCCCAGGAAAGTATAGCTGTGTGTTTCTGGAGACCCTGAGGCAGCAAAAGGTGAATTTTTGTGGCTGAAGTATCGTGTAGACCAGAAATGGAATTGTTAGTGAAGAAAGACATGCTAGGTTGGGGTAGGGCTTGGATACTGCGCAAAAGTGAGCTGTACTCAAAAGGAAAGATTGCTGGAATGGTTGTGGGTCCAGGTCATCtatgccaggggtccccaactccagtcctcaaggaccaccaacaggtcatgttttcaggatttcctttgcattgcacaggtgatgcaattattacctgggcaagactaaggaaatcctgaaaacatgacatgttggtgggccttgaggactggagttggggacccctgatctatgcCATATAGCCAGGGCCATATTTATAGCTAGGCAcaggagggcacgtgcctagggcagcaaGGAGGAGGGGGCAGCCCTTTATAGGTAATAAATCATTTATTTTCCCTTTAACACATAAGCACTGATGCCAGAAAACTCTTTTACTAGCAGAGCCTGTCATGCAGAAGACAGCCTGAGCTCAGGTCAGCAGGAATGTAAGTACCCAGTCTGGCTGTGAGTAGTGGAGCCAGCGACCTGTAAATCAGCATGGAGCTGATAAGTAGTGAGGAACAGAACATGCGGTCCACAGAAGAGGAGATTATGTCTGCAGAGGCGTGCTCCACACAAAGTATGATCATCAAGCAAGAGCTACAGCGCCCGTCACCCCTTCATCCTCCTCCAGTGATGTTCTTCTGCTACAGTCtacagcagtgtttctcaactccagtcctcaagaccccacaacaggtcatgttttcagaatttccttagtattactgcaacgaccaggaccctggggcactgcacaagCATAGTTTTAGTAGAGAAATGAAGGAAAACCTCCACTAATCATATATCATAAGGAAGGGTTACATGTACTAGCATCTACATCTTCTCCCATGGACTACAATAGGGGCCAACTGCAACCATAATGTGCAAAACAAGCCAAGAAACAAGACAGCAGTCATAGAGCCCATAAATAGTAGCAAAATCTAAATCTTTATTGATAACATAGAAACAGGAAAAGGACTAGTGGGACTAAACATGAGTAAAATCAGGTGTTAACAGCATCTAGAAGGAACGCTAAGGGCGGGCATGCCACAGGCACTAGATATGTAGCAGCGGTACAGATTCAAAATCTATAGTAAAATACAATCCAAAAACAGTGACACATATTAGTAAATACAAATACCTCAAAGGATTATAGTAACAGAAAATGCCGTGGCGCgcccgtccaccccgacgcgcgtttcggtcagaAAGACTTGtcagtaaggcttcttttacacatactgggTTTTTTGCGGCCCTCCATTTTTctggtttccaatactatggaaatagtaTTGGAAAAAAAACGGCGTTCTGCAAAACCGGTAGTCACATTGGAACTGCTATTAAAACTTTATTCTCAAGATGgcaaatgatcccctctctgttgcatAGGATATCTGAGGGTATAACCTCTGCAACCCCCAGTAACCCCAAGATTAGGGCTCTGGAACGGGGAGATGAGCTCTGCAGACCCCCATCTTAAATGGAGCACTGTCTAAGGTACTGCTGCAAAAAGTCAAGCTCAACGCTCCTCTTTCCAGAAGTCCCAAAGATAATGAATTGAGTGGAAGCCAAACTCCAATTAAATATGGGACTCTGCAGAGCTCATCTCTTAGGAATCAGTGCCCTATGGATAGGGGAAAACTTAATGTGATCAAAATAACCCTTGAAGGTTTTGTGCACATGGAGTCTTTTTGCAGAGATTTCGGAGCAAAGGCTGGGCAGAATttcctattttcttttttttgaggagttttgagtaGGCTTTCTACTTCCAAAAAATTCTATGTGCACAAAGAGGCTTTTTGCTGAATTACGAAAGCAGAAACTGAATGAAAATTCAACATTTCCGAGTTTTGAGATTTAGATGAGGATTTTTAGAGTTTTTGCTCCAAAAAAAACTCTGTATGGACACAccatgaggctatgtgcacctgttgtctaCTAGGCGGCGGTGCAACCGCCGAGTTCTTCCAGACTTATACTTTATACAATTAAAGTACAGAGAAGCCACCCTAAGGttgaacatgtcacttctttgattCATTTCATGGTTTACGAATCCTGAAGCAGCTAAAAGAAGTTGACATAAGAAGAGCAATGTCGTTTTGACACTAATATGCCCTATGTCCATTTTATAGCTCTTTTTCGGTACATTTTCGTGCAAAATTTCAAAATAGTTTAAAGAAAAATCTGTTTTCTAAATTGGGCAACGCTTTACTAAAAACATTACAGTAATGGAGATCACAGTAATACTCCATTTTATAAAGGATCCAGTTAATTTACAAAATGAATATCAATATCTTTAAGTCCCACGGCTACAATATTGATTCATGTTTATGGCTCATTTCCCCGAATAAAGAttacagacatttttttttttttttttcaaaaaatgagaAGATAAATTAGCTTTGTCGTTTTTTTGCAGCCAGCATTGCCCGCACAATGCATGTGAGCCGATATTAACCCTTTCTTTGACACTATTGTTAAACTGTAATCAATGGAACTTGGTGATGAATTGCAGCAAACCACCTGCAATATGCAGACTCCCCGTCTTAGATACATCCGTGCTAAATCCTGCTTCAAGTCattgtgagaatattgaataatcccAGGCACCCAATCAGCATCATTCAGGGGAGGAGAAATTCGCCTGAAAACACAGGCAACTGGTGTACACTATCACAGCTGCACAAACTGAGAGTTAGGAAGCATTTTCCTATCCGGGGAAACTCAAGTCTTCATATGAAAAGTGCCTGGAAAGAAGATTTTCTGTCATTTGTGTTATTTTTTTATGAATTAATTTGCATTatttctccatttttagattattgCATTGACTATTAGTTCACTCAAGTTCCATCCAGACTTAATCTGTTGAGTTCTTTATCTATTTTTGACCTCTTCCatatgtattgtattctcatttgTGTCTTGTTTGTGTATTTTATGTCACCCCATCTGCATGCCGTTACTTATGTTCTGTTTTAACCATTGATCACCCATTCCCAGTTTTCTAtatatttctttattattattatagacaaAGTCAACCATTTTTGGACTCGCCACGACAAAATCATTTGTGTCCTTCTGACTTTATCAAGCTATAGTCATGGATGACCTGCAGAACATCAATTCCTCGTGGCTAGGTTCTACTTTATCTTCGGACAACTCTTTTCTGAGGTATCTAAATAGCACTGAAGAATATTTAGCACATCTTTGTGGGCCAAAGCGAAGTCGCTTATCGTTGCCCATGACTCTAGTTTATGCCGTTATCTTCTTGGTGGGGGTCAGTGGTAACATGCTGGTGTGTCTGGTGATCTTAAAGCATCATAATATGAGGACTCCTACAAACTATTACCTGTTCAGTCTGGCAGTTTCTGACCTCCTGGTCCTACTTATTGGGATGCCACTTGAAGTCTATGAGATGTGGAGCAACTACCCTTTCCTTTTTGGTCCCTGGGGTTGTTATTTTAAGACAGTTCTTTTTGAAACTGTGTGCTTCGCCTCTATTCTTAGTGTGaccacagtcagtgtggagagatacGTAGCCATTATGCATCCCTTCCAAGCCAAACTGAAGAGCACCCGAAGAAGAGCGCTTAGGATACTCATCACACTTTGGATCTTCTCCATTCTTTTTTCCATTCCAAATACCAGTACTCATGGCATCGAACTGCAGAACTTTCCCAATGGAAGTCTTATCCCTGACTCTGCCACTTGTACTGTGATCCAACCCATGTGGATATACAACTGTATCATCCAAGTCACATCTCTGCTCTTCTTTGTGCTGCCAATGGGAGTCATCAGTGTCCTTTACTGCCTGATGGGCATTAAAGTAAGTTTGATGTCTTTGACAACATAATACTTATGTGTGATTTTGAGGTTATATACAACTGTAGCCATAGGATCTTCTTGTCTCAtaacttattaaaaaaaatgtacactGTGTACAGTGAAACATCTCAAAAAGATCACCTTTTCGAGAAGACCACCAAATCTTCAGTACCACCATATATTTTGCACATAGGCTACTTCATTGAGCAGAGCACCCCTTTTGCTACTGtaccatacatagtaacatatagtaacatagtaacatagttagtaaggccgaaaaaagacatttgtccatccagttcagcctatattccatcataataagtaccatcataataagtacccagatctacgtccttctacagaacctaataattgtatgataccttCATATATTCTGTGTACTTAATATTTCTTTGAGGTGACCACCTATCTCCTCTGTATCTAG contains:
- the NMUR2 gene encoding neuromedin-U receptor 2 — its product is MDDLQNINSSWLGSTLSSDNSFLRYLNSTEEYLAHLCGPKRSRLSLPMTLVYAVIFLVGVSGNMLVCLVILKHHNMRTPTNYYLFSLAVSDLLVLLIGMPLEVYEMWSNYPFLFGPWGCYFKTVLFETVCFASILSVTTVSVERYVAIMHPFQAKLKSTRRRALRILITLWIFSILFSIPNTSTHGIELQNFPNGSLIPDSATCTVIQPMWIYNCIIQVTSLLFFVLPMGVISVLYCLMGIKLRGDHSLGGDKMSVNIQRPSRKSVTKMLFVLVTVFGICWAPFHVDRLFFSFVVNWTEPLANVFNLIHVVSGVFFYLSSAVNPLIYNLLSRRFRSAFRNFLPPLFKHWTPKLPVQVLVPQKSTIIVANQNRKYSAEEGSPSFPHRVSVCSSHLSTVL